Part of the Sulfuricurvum kujiense DSM 16994 genome, AACCGGAGCTGCCGCCACTGCAACCGGAGCTGCCATCATTGGTGCGGCAACCGCACCGATATTTTTTTCAAGTTCAATAGAAAAAGCGTCTTGAGTAATTTTTAATTTTGAAAGAGTACTGGCATCAAACTCTTGCACAAGAGCTTTAATTTGTTTCATATCCATCGGAAGAATGCTCCTAAAAGTAGGGTAATAGATGTGTTATACTACCACAAATAAAATTAACAACGGATTGAATATGGGTTTAAAAAGCGATAGATGGATACGTGAAAAGGCATTAAAAGAGGGAATGATTTCCCCGTTTTGCGAGGATCAGGTAGGCTTGGGCGTCGTCAGTTACGGCCTTAGCTCATACGGCTACGACATCCGTGTGACGAATGAATTTAAAATTTTTACCAACCTAAATTCTACTGTCGTCGACCCGAAACATTTTGATGATATGAATGTCGTCGATTTTACGGGCGATGTATGCATTGTCCCGCCGAACTCGTTCGCATTGGCGCGAACCGTAGAATATTTTAAAATTCCCCGTGACGTGTTGGCGATCTGTTTGGGTAAATCGACTTATGCTAGGTGCGGTATTATTGTCAATGTTACTCCGTTTGAACCGGAATTCGAGGGGCATATTACCATCGAAATTTCCAACACCACCCCTCTTCCGGCAAAAATATATGCCAATGAAGGGATAGCACAGGTGCTCTTTTTACAAGGCGACGATATGTGCGAAACTTCTTATAAAGATAAAAGCGGCAAGTATCAGGGGCAAGAGGGAATCACTCTTCCGCGGATTTTAAATTAAGTAGTGGTATAATTCCGATAAATTTCCATGCAAGGACTCCCGAATGTTGCACGAATACCGCGATGTAATTACCCATATGAAACAAAATGATGCGGCTAATGCCCACTTTTTGAAAATTTTTGATCGTCACAATGATCTAGACAACCAAATCACCAAAGCTGAAAACGGTGACGTTCCAATGACCGATCTTGAGCTTGAAAAACTCAAAAAAGAAAAATTGTTGTTGAAAGACGAAGCGTACGCAATGATCATCGCCTACAAAAAAGAGCACAGCCTTTAATTCTTACGATATTCTAACGCCAAAGGATATAGTTCCCTTTGGCTATGCTTGCCGCTTCAAGACAGATTTTCCCTTCTTAAATTTCTTCTAAATTTACTTTTTAGCTTTAACTCGATACGATTTATTTTTTTCAGAATTTTTGTCCAATGAGGTACGCATGACCACTTCGTATACCGCCTTAGCTGATTTTGGGCGGGCGCTGCTTAAGCGTCCGGCATTATCAGAAGGTCTTCCGATGATATCCGAGTATGCCAAACAAGTAAGCAAAGCGGAAAGATGCTCAATTTTTATCTATAATCCGAAAATCCAAATGCTTTGGACGACTTTGGCCGACGGGATAGAAAAAATTATGGTCCATGTTAATGACGGCATCGTCGGACATACCGTCAAAGAGGGGAAACCCATTTTAGTCAATAATCCCTATGAAGATGAGCGGTTTCTGCATACCATAGATAATAAAACCGGTTTTGTGACCGAAAATATCGCTTCTATCCCTATCTTTGATTCCAATCGGCGCATCATCGGTGTTTTTCAACTCCTCAACAAACCGGGAGGATTTTCACCGGAAGACATTAAATTTATGATTTTTTTTGCCCACTATATCAGCGGATATCTTGAACTGGCCATGCTTTTCGATGATCAAACGGCTTTACTGGCAAAAGGGATAGAATGAGTCTGGAAATTTACAAACGGATTGCCGATTTCGGCAAAAAACTTACTGAGCTTGATGAACTTGAAAAAACGCTGCCGGCAATCTCGGAAGAGGCAAAAGCTATCGTAAATGCGGAGCGATGTTCCATTTTTATGGTCGATTATCCGGGAGAAATGCTTTGGACGAAACTCAGTGACGGCGTAGGGCGGATTGCGATCAGTATTCATTCAGGCATTGTGGGAGATACGGTTCGGAAAAAAACTGCCCAACTGGTCAATAACCCCTATGAAGACAGCCGTTTCTTAACTAAAATCGATGAAAAAAGCGGCTTTATGACCCGAAATATCCTCGCTACCCCCATCTTTAACTCACAGCAAGAGGTCATAGGGGTCATTCAATTGCTCAACAAATATCACGGAGAGTTTGATGAACAAGACGAAGGAATTATGAATTTTTTTGCCAACTATATCAGTGGAACACTGGAATTGGCCTTATTGATGGAAAAAAAATAAGACTACAATAACTCTCGTTTAATCCAATGGCTCAGTACATACAAGCCCCATACGTGCTGTTTAAATTT contains:
- a CDS encoding YdcH family protein, giving the protein MLHEYRDVITHMKQNDAANAHFLKIFDRHNDLDNQITKAENGDVPMTDLELEKLKKEKLLLKDEAYAMIIAYKKEHSL
- a CDS encoding GAF domain-containing protein, translating into MSLEIYKRIADFGKKLTELDELEKTLPAISEEAKAIVNAERCSIFMVDYPGEMLWTKLSDGVGRIAISIHSGIVGDTVRKKTAQLVNNPYEDSRFLTKIDEKSGFMTRNILATPIFNSQQEVIGVIQLLNKYHGEFDEQDEGIMNFFANYISGTLELALLMEKK
- a CDS encoding GAF domain-containing protein, which gives rise to MTTSYTALADFGRALLKRPALSEGLPMISEYAKQVSKAERCSIFIYNPKIQMLWTTLADGIEKIMVHVNDGIVGHTVKEGKPILVNNPYEDERFLHTIDNKTGFVTENIASIPIFDSNRRIIGVFQLLNKPGGFSPEDIKFMIFFAHYISGYLELAMLFDDQTALLAKGIE
- the dcd gene encoding dCTP deaminase; protein product: MGLKSDRWIREKALKEGMISPFCEDQVGLGVVSYGLSSYGYDIRVTNEFKIFTNLNSTVVDPKHFDDMNVVDFTGDVCIVPPNSFALARTVEYFKIPRDVLAICLGKSTYARCGIIVNVTPFEPEFEGHITIEISNTTPLPAKIYANEGIAQVLFLQGDDMCETSYKDKSGKYQGQEGITLPRILN